A genomic segment from Bubalus kerabau isolate K-KA32 ecotype Philippines breed swamp buffalo chromosome 21, PCC_UOA_SB_1v2, whole genome shotgun sequence encodes:
- the LOC129636242 gene encoding nuclear cap-binding protein subunit 2 gives MSGGLLKALRSDSYVELSQYRDQHFRGDNEEQEKLLKKSCTLYVGNLSFYTTEEQIYELFSKSGDIKKIIMGLDKMKKTACGFCFVEYYSRADAENAMRYINGTRLDDRIIRTDWDAGFKEGRQYGRGRSGGQVRDEYRQDYDAGRGGYGKLAQNQ, from the coding sequence ATGTCGGGTGGCCTCCTGAAGGCGCTGCGCAGCGACTCCTACGTCGAGCTGAGCCAGTACCGGGACCAGCACTTCCGGGGTGACAATGAAGAACAGGAAAAATTACTGAAGAAAAGCTGTACATTGTATGTTGGAAATCTTTCCTTTTATACAACAGAAGAACAAATCTATGAGCTCTTCAGCAAAAGTGGTGACATAAAGAAAATCATCATGGGCCTGGATAAAATGAAGAAGACAGCATGTGGGTTCTGCTTTGTGGAATACTATTCAAGAGCAGATGCAGAAAATGCCATGCGGTATATAAATGGAACTCGTCTGGATGACCGGATCATTCGTACAGACTGGGATGCAGGCTTTAAGGAGGGCAGGCAGTATGGCCGTGGGCGTTCTGGGGGCCAGGTACGAGATGAATACCGTCAGGACTATGATGCTGGAAGAGGTGGCTATGGAAAACTGGCCCAAAACCAGTGA